The following proteins come from a genomic window of Flavobacterium eburneipallidum:
- a CDS encoding DUF433 domain-containing protein: protein MEFIEINPKIMLGKPVIKGTRITVEHIISMLAQGISIDEILQEYKGLTKQEILACLQYAENILEKTTTFDLDKIAS from the coding sequence ATGGAATTCATTGAAATTAATCCTAAAATAATGCTTGGAAAGCCTGTTATCAAAGGCACAAGGATTACTGTTGAGCATATTATTTCAATGTTGGCTCAAGGAATTTCTATTGATGAAATCTTGCAAGAATATAAAGGGTTGACAAAGCAAGAGATTTTGGCTTGTTTGCAATATGCCGAAAATATTCTTGAAAAAACGACTACTTTCGACTTGGATAAAATCGCTTCTTAA
- a CDS encoding LacI family DNA-binding transcriptional regulator — protein sequence MKAKATLKQIAKELNVSVSTVSKALNDSPEISEQTKTRIKEYAKLKNYKPNIIGLNLKNRKTKTIGVIIPNILNSFFAKVFSGIEKVADQKGYNVIMCISNESLEKEKHTMDMLSNGTIDGFILSISEEAQKLQEYNHFKEVINEGTPIVMFDRISDEVVCDKVVVDDFDSALNATQHLINTGCKNIALFSSVDNISVGKLRADGYLQALKNNNIPINANIIIRTDSEDDLKEKIDKVFDTNTIDGIFALDENDSVAALRIGLKKGYKVPEELSIIGFADGILASRRLSPSLSTLSQYGVEIGEVAANVLINRLESKEENLPYETTVIKTQLRERESTRKL from the coding sequence ATGAAAGCTAAAGCAACTCTTAAACAAATAGCAAAAGAACTCAACGTTTCTGTTTCAACAGTTTCAAAAGCACTTAACGATAGTCCAGAAATTAGTGAACAAACCAAGACTAGAATTAAGGAGTATGCCAAGCTCAAAAACTACAAACCCAATATTATAGGTCTGAATCTAAAAAATAGAAAAACCAAAACTATTGGTGTTATTATTCCTAATATTCTAAATTCTTTTTTTGCCAAAGTATTTAGTGGCATCGAAAAAGTTGCCGATCAAAAAGGATACAATGTAATCATGTGTATTTCTAACGAATCTTTAGAGAAAGAAAAACACACCATGGATATGTTGAGTAATGGTACCATTGATGGTTTTATCTTATCCATTTCGGAAGAAGCTCAAAAGTTACAAGAATACAACCATTTCAAAGAGGTCATAAACGAAGGAACGCCTATAGTTATGTTTGATCGAATTTCTGACGAAGTAGTTTGTGACAAAGTAGTAGTCGATGATTTTGATTCGGCATTGAATGCAACACAGCATCTTATTAATACGGGTTGCAAAAATATTGCTTTGTTCTCTTCTGTAGATAATATCAGTGTCGGGAAATTGAGAGCTGACGGTTATTTGCAAGCCTTAAAAAACAATAATATTCCCATAAATGCAAACATAATTATTAGGACCGATTCTGAAGATGATTTAAAAGAAAAAATAGACAAGGTTTTTGATACGAATACAATCGACGGAATTTTTGCTTTAGACGAAAATGACTCCGTTGCCGCCTTGCGAATCGGACTTAAAAAAGGCTATAAAGTTCCCGAAGAATTATCTATTATTGGTTTTGCCGATGGAATTCTCGCTTCTCGAAGATTGTCTCCAAGTTTGTCCACTTTAAGTCAATATGGAGTTGAAATTGGCGAAGTAGCTGCTAATGTATTAATCAACAGATTAGAATCAAAAGAAGAAAATCTGCCTTATGAAACTACCGTTATCAAAACACAATTGAGAGAGCGGGAATCGACTAGGAAGTTGTAG
- the tsf gene encoding translation elongation factor Ts has product MATITAADVNKLRQTTGAGMMDCKKALVEADGDFDKAIQNLREKGQKVAANRSDRESSEGAAVSFINADKTKGAIITLNCETDFVGKNEAFVTLAKELVERAINFSSKEEFLASDFNGITVAEKLIEQTGVIGEKIEIGGFEILEGAFVGSYVHVNKIAALTAISAAIPNADVLTKDVSMQVASMGADTLSYKDFDPAFVESELAARIAIIEKENEEAKRLGKTLKNVPKYISFSQLTEEVLKQAEEDAKAELKAEGKPEQIWDKIIPGKILRFISDNTTLDQEKALLDQNFIKDDSKKVGDYVKGFNVEITGFKRVTLG; this is encoded by the coding sequence ATGGCAACAATTACTGCTGCAGACGTAAATAAATTAAGACAAACTACAGGTGCCGGAATGATGGACTGTAAAAAAGCTTTAGTTGAAGCTGATGGAGATTTTGATAAAGCAATACAAAACCTTAGAGAAAAAGGACAAAAAGTGGCTGCTAATCGTTCTGATCGTGAGTCATCTGAAGGAGCTGCTGTTTCTTTCATTAATGCAGACAAAACTAAAGGAGCTATCATTACTTTAAACTGTGAAACAGATTTCGTAGGTAAAAACGAAGCTTTCGTAACTTTAGCTAAAGAATTAGTAGAAAGAGCGATTAACTTCTCTTCTAAAGAAGAATTTTTAGCATCAGATTTCAACGGAATTACTGTTGCTGAAAAATTAATTGAGCAAACTGGAGTTATTGGAGAAAAAATCGAAATCGGTGGTTTCGAAATTTTAGAGGGAGCTTTCGTTGGATCTTATGTTCACGTAAACAAAATTGCTGCATTAACTGCAATTTCTGCTGCAATTCCTAACGCTGACGTTTTAACTAAAGATGTTTCTATGCAAGTTGCTTCTATGGGAGCTGATACATTATCTTACAAAGATTTTGATCCAGCTTTTGTTGAGTCTGAACTTGCTGCTCGTATTGCTATCATCGAAAAAGAAAATGAAGAAGCAAAACGTTTAGGAAAAACATTGAAAAATGTTCCTAAATACATTTCTTTCTCTCAATTAACTGAAGAAGTATTAAAACAAGCCGAAGAAGATGCTAAAGCTGAATTGAAAGCTGAAGGTAAACCAGAACAAATTTGGGACAAAATTATTCCTGGAAAAATTCTACGTTTCATCTCTGACAATACTACTTTAGACCAAGAAAAAGCCTTACTAGATCAAAACTTTATCAAAGACGATAGTAAAAAAGTAGGTGACTATGTTAAAGGATTCAATGTTGAAATCACTGGTTTCAAAAGAGTTACTTTAGGTTAA
- a CDS encoding histidine kinase gives MRKLVITTLLFIHQLLFSQLSNPNDTLAIDNLGKKIELENNMELAEKWNNQIIEICNKRKKLKNLHPKILDYYRASHQASLLSTSYFEETKGNNKKAIQIQLDVLKELEKEKKKNNKLLGYVYRNIGNSLALEKEYEKSKFYIFKAIPYALKDEDKRNIGSLYNDLGFVCIEMKDFKSGLFYYSKSLVIFKQINSLNSIANTLHNIGRIYLNNKSFKKAKTFAEEAIVYNIKAKNYSQLSLNYSILYQIEKTFNNNEKAFYYLKKMNQAAITSKDLKSQLVSSESLYRHYKKINQKNLALKYLEENTRIDKILNKDENKNAMLKASFKYETEKKEAQIKALSQQKKIITLESERQKTIALALGILIVSLLIISYFLFNKYKIKKQNELLKSQLLQAEKTIQAEKKATESELKALKSQMNPHFIFNALSGIQDQFMYGDKTIANEQMGNFTYLTRQILSVSGKKQILLSTEIDILNKYLELEKMRFKTNFEYEINLLGNIDEDYHEIPPMLIQPFVENSIKHGLMHKSGLKTIAINFDLSSSEDYLICTIIDNGIGRQKSAEIKAGNLEKHNSFSTKSIQQRLELLNDSLQLQELIIYSDILENDVIVGTKVAVNIPLV, from the coding sequence ATGAGAAAACTTGTAATTACAACCTTATTGTTCATTCACCAATTATTATTTTCTCAATTAAGCAATCCGAATGATACTTTAGCTATTGATAATTTGGGAAAAAAAATTGAGTTAGAAAACAATATGGAATTGGCAGAAAAATGGAATAATCAAATAATAGAGATTTGTAATAAAAGAAAAAAACTAAAAAATTTACACCCAAAAATACTAGATTATTATAGAGCTTCTCACCAAGCTTCTTTATTAAGTACATCCTATTTTGAAGAAACAAAAGGCAATAACAAAAAAGCAATACAAATTCAGTTAGACGTTTTAAAAGAATTAGAAAAAGAAAAAAAGAAAAACAATAAGCTTTTAGGCTATGTTTATCGAAATATAGGAAACTCACTTGCATTAGAAAAAGAATATGAAAAGTCAAAATTTTATATATTCAAAGCAATTCCTTATGCTTTAAAAGATGAAGACAAAAGAAACATTGGAAGTTTGTACAATGATTTAGGTTTTGTCTGTATTGAAATGAAAGATTTTAAATCTGGGCTTTTTTACTACTCCAAAAGTCTAGTTATATTTAAACAAATTAATAGCCTCAACTCAATTGCGAACACCTTACACAACATAGGCAGAATATACTTAAACAATAAATCATTCAAAAAAGCAAAAACATTTGCAGAGGAGGCTATTGTTTATAATATAAAAGCGAAAAACTACAGTCAACTTTCTCTCAATTATTCTATTCTGTATCAAATAGAAAAAACATTTAACAACAATGAGAAAGCTTTCTACTATTTAAAAAAAATGAATCAGGCAGCAATAACTTCAAAAGACCTAAAGTCACAACTCGTTTCTTCTGAATCATTATACCGACATTATAAAAAAATAAATCAAAAAAATTTAGCCTTAAAATACCTCGAAGAAAACACTAGAATTGATAAAATCTTGAACAAAGATGAAAACAAAAATGCAATGCTTAAAGCTTCATTCAAATACGAAACCGAAAAAAAAGAAGCTCAAATAAAAGCATTATCCCAACAAAAAAAGATTATAACTTTAGAATCAGAAAGACAAAAAACAATAGCTTTAGCACTTGGAATTCTAATCGTATCCCTATTGATAATTTCGTATTTTTTATTCAATAAATACAAAATCAAAAAACAAAACGAACTCCTGAAATCGCAACTTCTCCAAGCCGAAAAAACCATCCAAGCCGAGAAAAAAGCCACCGAAAGCGAACTCAAAGCCCTGAAAAGCCAGATGAATCCTCACTTTATATTCAATGCCTTGAGCGGTATTCAAGACCAGTTTATGTATGGAGACAAAACCATTGCCAACGAGCAAATGGGCAATTTTACTTATCTCACTCGCCAAATATTAAGCGTATCAGGCAAGAAACAAATTCTACTTTCGACCGAAATAGATATTCTAAACAAATACCTCGAACTCGAAAAAATGCGCTTCAAAACCAATTTTGAATATGAAATAAATTTGCTTGGCAATATAGACGAAGACTACCACGAAATTCCTCCAATGCTCATCCAACCCTTTGTAGAAAACAGTATCAAACACGGACTGATGCACAAAAGTGGCTTGAAAACAATTGCCATTAATTTCGATTTAAGTTCAAGCGAAGACTATTTAATTTGCACCATCATCGACAACGGAATTGGTCGCCAAAAATCGGCAGAAATTAAAGCAGGAAACCTCGAAAAACACAACTCATTTTCTACAAAATCCATCCAGCAACGTTTGGAACTCTTGAATGATAGTTTGCAATTGCAAGAGCTAATTATCTATTCAGACATTCTTGAAAACGATGTTATTGTGGGGACAAAAGTGGCGGTGAATATTCCTTTGGTATAG
- the rplM gene encoding 50S ribosomal protein L13 has translation MNALSYKTESASKATVTKEWIVVDADGHNLGRLASKVAMILRGKYKPSYTPHVDCGDNVIVINSEKINLTGKKMDDKIYMRHTGYPGGQRTLTAKVLQSKNPALLVEKAVKGMLPKNKLGAELFRNLNVVVGSEHKQGAQKPKTVNLNDLK, from the coding sequence ATGAACGCATTAAGCTACAAGACAGAATCAGCTAGCAAAGCCACCGTAACAAAAGAGTGGATTGTTGTAGATGCTGATGGTCATAACTTAGGTCGTCTTGCTTCAAAAGTCGCTATGATTTTAAGAGGTAAGTACAAGCCAAGTTATACACCACACGTGGACTGTGGAGATAACGTAATCGTTATCAACTCAGAAAAAATTAACCTTACTGGTAAAAAAATGGATGACAAAATTTACATGCGTCACACAGGTTACCCAGGAGGACAAAGAACTTTGACTGCTAAAGTATTGCAATCTAAAAATCCTGCATTATTAGTAGAAAAAGCAGTAAAAGGAATGTTACCTAAAAACAAATTAGGAGCTGAACTTTTCAGAAATTTAAATGTTGTTGTAGGATCTGAGCACAAACAAGGCGCTCAAAAACCTAAAACAGTTAACCTTAACGATCTTAAGTAA
- the rpsB gene encoding 30S ribosomal protein S2 — protein MSNKVEVKELLEAGVHFGHMTRKWDPNMAPYIYMERNGIHIINLYKTAAKIEEANEALKKIAASGRKILFVATKKQAKDIVAEKAAAANMPYITERWPGGMLTNFVTIRKAVKKMATIDKMKKDGTFMTLSKKERLQVDRLRAKLEKNLGSIADMSRLPAALFVVDIKAEHIAIKEAQKLNIPVFAMVDTNSDPREVDYVIPANDDASKSIEKILTLVTAAVIDGLANRTSDKEVDAPAEATEEVAVEAAPAVEASAPAATEE, from the coding sequence ATGTCAAACAAAGTAGAAGTAAAAGAATTACTAGAAGCAGGTGTTCACTTCGGACACATGACTAGAAAATGGGATCCAAACATGGCTCCTTACATTTATATGGAGCGTAATGGTATTCACATTATCAATCTATATAAAACTGCAGCTAAAATTGAAGAAGCTAACGAAGCTTTGAAAAAAATCGCTGCATCAGGTAGAAAAATATTATTTGTAGCTACCAAAAAACAAGCTAAAGACATCGTAGCTGAAAAAGCTGCTGCTGCAAACATGCCATACATCACTGAAAGATGGCCTGGTGGAATGTTGACTAACTTCGTAACTATCCGTAAAGCTGTTAAAAAAATGGCTACTATTGATAAAATGAAGAAAGACGGAACATTCATGACTCTTTCTAAAAAAGAACGTTTGCAAGTAGATCGTCTTCGTGCTAAATTAGAGAAAAACCTAGGTTCAATTGCAGATATGTCTAGACTTCCTGCAGCATTGTTCGTAGTAGATATTAAAGCAGAACACATCGCAATTAAAGAAGCTCAAAAATTAAACATTCCAGTTTTCGCAATGGTTGATACCAATTCTGATCCACGTGAAGTAGATTATGTTATCCCTGCAAATGATGATGCTTCAAAATCAATTGAGAAAATCTTAACTTTAGTAACTGCTGCTGTCATTGACGGATTAGCTAACAGAACTTCTGATAAAGAAGTAGATGCTCCTGCTGAAGCAACTGAAGAAGTAGCTGTTGAAGCTGCTCCTGCTGTTGAAGCAAGTGCTCCTGCTGCAACTGAAGAATAA
- the rpsI gene encoding 30S ribosomal protein S9, whose protein sequence is MGVIHKIGRRKTAVARVYVSEGTGVITVNKKEFATYFPTATLQYKVLQPLSMTENASNFDVKVNVYGGGSTGQAEAVRMALARVMCEVNAENRGILKPEGLLTRDPRMVERKKFGQKKARKRFQFSKR, encoded by the coding sequence ATGGGAGTTATTCACAAAATCGGTAGAAGAAAAACCGCTGTTGCACGTGTTTATGTTTCGGAAGGAACAGGAGTAATCACTGTAAACAAAAAAGAATTCGCAACTTACTTTCCAACTGCAACTTTACAGTACAAAGTTTTACAACCATTATCTATGACAGAAAATGCAAGTAACTTTGACGTAAAAGTAAACGTTTACGGAGGTGGTTCAACTGGTCAAGCAGAAGCTGTAAGAATGGCATTAGCACGTGTTATGTGTGAAGTAAATGCTGAAAACAGAGGGATTTTGAAACCAGAAGGTTTATTAACAAGAGATCCAAGAATGGTTGAACGTAAGAAATTCGGTCAGAAGAAAGCTCGTAAGAGATTCCAATTCTCTAAACGTTAA
- a CDS encoding LytR/AlgR family response regulator transcription factor, whose amino-acid sequence MKAIIVDDESHARSLLSNTIKEHCKGIEIIAEAENVKEAVKLINKHQIDLVFLDIEMPNENGFALFEYFETPSFETIFCTAYSEYALNAFEVSAIDYLLKPVSISKIQAAVEKAIKTRGQNQILKHINVLRENLTVNQLQKIALPLSDGLLFIKVEEILYFEADGSYTHVITNKEKYMVCKKIKEFHELLSSDSRFFRVHRSYLVNIQQIKKYSKKEGATLQFENSKIIPIAREKKNDFDEYIGKISV is encoded by the coding sequence ATGAAAGCCATTATAGTTGATGACGAATCGCACGCACGCTCCTTATTGTCAAATACCATAAAAGAACACTGCAAAGGCATCGAAATTATTGCCGAAGCCGAAAACGTAAAAGAAGCCGTAAAACTGATTAATAAACACCAAATTGATCTGGTCTTTCTGGACATAGAAATGCCCAATGAAAACGGATTTGCTCTTTTCGAATATTTTGAAACTCCAAGCTTCGAAACCATATTTTGTACCGCTTATTCAGAGTATGCGCTCAATGCCTTTGAGGTATCAGCTATCGATTATTTATTAAAACCCGTAAGTATCAGTAAGATTCAAGCCGCTGTTGAGAAAGCCATAAAAACCCGTGGTCAAAACCAAATCCTGAAACACATCAATGTTTTAAGAGAAAACCTTACGGTAAATCAACTCCAAAAAATTGCCTTACCGCTTTCGGATGGTTTACTTTTTATAAAAGTAGAAGAAATCCTGTATTTTGAAGCTGATGGTTCCTACACTCACGTTATTACCAACAAAGAAAAATATATGGTTTGCAAAAAAATCAAAGAATTTCACGAGTTGCTTTCATCCGATTCCCGATTTTTTAGAGTGCATCGCTCATACTTGGTCAACATTCAGCAAATCAAAAAATACAGCAAAAAAGAAGGAGCGACTTTGCAATTTGAAAACAGCAAAATCATTCCAATTGCTAGAGAAAAAAAGAACGATTTTGATGAATATATTGGTAAAATAAGTGTATGA
- the polA gene encoding DNA polymerase I, whose amino-acid sequence MSQKRLYLLDAYALIFRGYFAFIKNPRINSKGMDTSAIMGFMNALMDVIKRDKPDHLAVAFDKGGSTYRYEMYQEYKAHRDETPEAIKIAVPYIQELLKAMHIPIIEVPGFEADDLIGTLAKQAEKENFQVYMVTPDKDFAQLVSENIFMYKPARMGNDIEIWGIPEVLEKFEIERPEQVIDYLGMMGDAADNIPGLPGVGEKTAKKFLKEYGSMENLLANTHQLKGAIKDKIEANAELGILSKKLATILLDCPVTFNASAFELSKPDVEKTDELFQELEFRQMKAQFDKLYNPAAVEETSETAEATKKAPAKKSNEDQFDLFGFSDEESGEEKSSSFYATLENTEHFYQIIQGDFAVKLLLQNLMNQTSVCFDTETTGIDALNAELVGMSFSFEKGKAFYVPFPESQEEAQVLVDKFKPFFENEAIEKIGQNIKYDLKILSHYGVQIKGKLFDTMIAHYLINPDMRHNMDVLSETYLKYSPKSIEDLIGKKGKNQKSMRDVALEDIKEYAAEDADITYQLKQNFSPILDKAETKKLFDEIEIPLIPVLAAMELEGINLDVPFLKEMSVEMAKESSELEQKIYETAGEKFNLASPKQLGDILFDKLKIGGAKQKKTKTGQYATGEEVLSYLANDNEIVRDILEWRQMVKLQSTYIDALPNQVDKKTGRVHTDYMQTVAATGRLSSNNPNLQNIPIRTERGRLIRKAFIARDENYTLVSADYSQIELRIIAALSGEENMIKAFQNNEDIHRSTAAKVFNVPLEEVTKEQRSNAKTVNFGIIYGVSAFGLSNQTSLSRKESAELIDAYYATYPKLKSYMSNQVDFAREHGYVQTVLGRRRYLKDINSANMMVKSGAERNAVNAPIQGSAADIIKIAMINIHKKLTSENWKSKMLLQVHDELVFDVHNSELEKIQPMIKHEMENAFKMDVPLDVEIGLGKNWLEAH is encoded by the coding sequence ATGTCACAAAAACGCCTTTACCTGCTCGATGCTTACGCTTTAATATTCCGTGGATATTTTGCTTTTATCAAAAACCCAAGAATCAATTCCAAAGGAATGGATACTTCAGCTATAATGGGATTTATGAATGCCTTGATGGATGTTATCAAGCGAGACAAACCCGATCATTTGGCCGTAGCTTTCGACAAAGGCGGAAGTACGTATCGTTATGAAATGTATCAGGAATACAAAGCACACCGTGACGAAACTCCCGAAGCTATCAAAATTGCCGTTCCTTATATTCAGGAATTATTGAAAGCAATGCACATTCCGATTATTGAAGTTCCCGGTTTTGAAGCCGATGATTTGATTGGAACTTTGGCCAAACAAGCCGAAAAAGAAAACTTTCAAGTCTATATGGTAACGCCTGATAAGGATTTTGCGCAATTGGTTTCCGAAAATATTTTTATGTACAAACCCGCTAGAATGGGCAATGATATAGAAATTTGGGGCATTCCAGAAGTTTTAGAAAAATTTGAAATAGAGCGACCTGAACAAGTCATTGATTATTTAGGGATGATGGGCGATGCTGCTGATAATATCCCAGGATTGCCAGGTGTTGGTGAAAAAACAGCGAAGAAATTTTTGAAAGAATACGGCTCAATGGAAAATCTATTGGCGAATACACATCAATTAAAAGGTGCAATAAAAGATAAAATCGAAGCCAATGCCGAATTGGGAATTTTGTCCAAAAAATTAGCCACTATCCTACTCGATTGTCCCGTGACTTTCAATGCGTCAGCTTTTGAACTTTCAAAACCCGATGTTGAAAAAACAGACGAGTTATTTCAAGAATTGGAATTCCGTCAAATGAAAGCGCAGTTTGACAAATTATACAATCCCGCTGCTGTTGAAGAAACTTCAGAAACAGCAGAAGCAACAAAAAAAGCACCTGCCAAAAAATCGAATGAAGATCAATTTGATTTATTTGGTTTTTCGGACGAAGAAAGTGGCGAAGAAAAATCGAGTTCATTCTATGCAACATTAGAAAATACCGAACATTTTTACCAAATTATTCAGGGAGATTTTGCCGTAAAATTGCTATTGCAAAACTTGATGAATCAAACTTCGGTTTGTTTTGACACTGAAACCACAGGAATTGACGCCTTGAATGCAGAATTGGTTGGAATGTCATTTTCTTTCGAAAAAGGAAAAGCATTTTACGTTCCGTTTCCCGAAAGTCAAGAAGAAGCACAAGTTTTGGTGGACAAATTCAAACCATTTTTCGAAAATGAAGCTATCGAAAAAATTGGTCAAAACATTAAATATGATTTGAAAATTCTGTCGCATTATGGCGTTCAAATCAAAGGAAAATTATTTGACACTATGATTGCGCATTATTTGATTAACCCAGATATGCGTCACAATATGGATGTTTTGAGTGAAACTTACTTGAAATATTCGCCAAAATCTATTGAAGATTTAATTGGTAAAAAAGGTAAAAACCAAAAATCAATGCGCGACGTGGCTTTGGAAGATATCAAAGAATACGCTGCCGAAGATGCCGATATTACATACCAATTAAAACAAAATTTCAGCCCAATTTTAGACAAAGCCGAAACCAAAAAATTGTTTGACGAAATCGAAATTCCATTGATTCCTGTTTTGGCAGCCATGGAATTGGAAGGAATAAATCTGGACGTTCCTTTCCTGAAAGAAATGTCGGTTGAAATGGCAAAAGAAAGTTCTGAATTGGAACAAAAAATCTATGAAACCGCTGGCGAGAAATTCAATTTGGCTTCTCCAAAACAATTGGGAGACATATTATTTGACAAATTAAAAATCGGCGGAGCCAAACAAAAGAAAACCAAAACGGGTCAATATGCGACTGGCGAAGAGGTTTTATCCTATTTGGCAAACGACAACGAAATTGTTCGTGATATTCTCGAATGGCGTCAAATGGTGAAATTACAAAGTACTTATATTGATGCATTACCAAATCAGGTCGATAAAAAAACAGGCAGAGTTCACACCGATTATATGCAGACTGTTGCCGCAACAGGGCGTTTGAGTTCCAATAATCCGAACTTGCAAAACATTCCGATTCGTACCGAAAGAGGACGATTGATAAGAAAAGCATTCATAGCCCGTGACGAAAACTACACTTTAGTTTCTGCGGATTATTCGCAAATAGAATTACGTATTATCGCTGCTTTATCTGGCGAAGAAAATATGATTAAAGCCTTTCAAAACAACGAAGACATTCACAGAAGTACCGCTGCAAAAGTATTCAACGTTCCATTGGAAGAAGTAACCAAAGAACAGCGTAGCAATGCCAAAACCGTGAATTTTGGAATTATCTATGGCGTTTCTGCTTTTGGATTATCGAATCAAACTTCGCTTTCTCGAAAAGAAAGTGCTGAATTAATTGACGCTTATTATGCAACTTATCCAAAACTGAAATCATACATGAGTAATCAAGTTGATTTTGCCAGAGAACACGGTTATGTACAAACGGTTTTAGGAAGAAGACGTTATTTGAAAGATATTAATTCTGCTAATATGATGGTAAAAAGTGGTGCCGAACGAAATGCTGTAAATGCTCCAATTCAAGGTTCTGCCGCTGATATTATCAAAATTGCGATGATTAATATTCACAAAAAACTAACATCTGAAAACTGGAAATCAAAAATGTTGTTGCAAGTACACGATGAGCTTGTGTTTGATGTACATAACAGTGAATTAGAAAAAATTCAGCCAATGATTAAACACGAAATGGAAAATGCCTTTAAAATGGATGTTCCGCTGGATGTGGAAATTGGTTTGGGGAAAAACTGGTTGGAAGCGCATTAA
- a CDS encoding DUF5615 family PIN-like protein: MRFLVDECTGTSVVEWLKNENHEVFSVFEQWRGASDDAILEKCYQENYILITSDKDFGEMVFRNQKVHNGIILVRCNPNNFVKRIEVLAKLLKNYPDKLENNFVVVSNESVRIVEVD; this comes from the coding sequence ATGCGGTTTTTAGTTGATGAATGTACAGGAACTTCTGTAGTCGAATGGCTTAAAAATGAAAACCACGAAGTTTTTTCGGTTTTTGAACAATGGCGAGGCGCTTCTGACGATGCTATTTTAGAAAAATGTTATCAAGAAAACTATATCCTTATTACTTCTGATAAAGATTTTGGCGAAATGGTTTTTAGAAATCAAAAAGTTCATAATGGAATTATTTTGGTACGTTGTAATCCTAATAATTTTGTTAAGCGAATAGAAGTTTTGGCTAAACTTTTAAAAAATTATCCTGATAAACTTGAAAATAATTTTGTCGTTGTTAGCAATGAAAGTGTTAGAATCGTTGAGGTTGATTAA